From the genome of Nicotiana sylvestris chromosome 2, ASM39365v2, whole genome shotgun sequence, one region includes:
- the LOC104230250 gene encoding glyoxylase I 4-like yields the protein MIVDIEEVMSSYQALPLLSLNHVSLLVRDVWNSVRFYEDVLGFCLVKRPSSFNFHGAWLYNYGVGIHLLENVAMEDYDAINEPRPINPKDNHISFQCTDVEVVKRRLEEMGMRYVSAVVEDNGIKVDQVFFHDPDGYMIEICNCENIPLLPISSTCPLKLHNIGTSHNKFTATSCGCETAEMMESLSKDMLNFSF from the exons ATGATAGTGGATATTGAGGAAGTCATGAGCAGCTACCAAGCACTGCCTCTGCTTTCACTCAACCATGTGTCTTTGTTGGTGAGAGATGTCTGGAATTCTGTACGCTTTTATGAAGATGTCTTGGGCTTTTGTCTTGTTAAACGCCCTTCTTCTTTCAATTTCCATGGTGCCTG GTTGTACAACTATGGAGTTGGGATTCACTTGCTTGAGAACGTAGCTATGGAGGATTACGATGCCATCAATGAACCTCGACCCATTAATCCCAAGGATAACCACATTTCCTTCCAG TGCACTGATGTTGAGGTGGTGAAGAGAAGGTTGGAGGAAATGGGAATGAGATATGTGAGTGCAGTGGTAGAGGATAATGGCATAAAGGTAGATCAGGTGTTTTTCCATGACCCAGATGGCTACATGATTGAAATATGTAACTGTGAGAATATTCCACTTTTGCCTATCTCTTCCACTTGCCCACTCAAGCTCCATAATATTGGCACCAGCCATAACAAGTTCACAGCCACCAGTTGTGGATGTGAGACTGCAGAGATGATGGAAAGCTTAAGCAAGGACATGCTCAACTTTTCTTTCTAA
- the LOC104222749 gene encoding uncharacterized protein isoform X1, with amino-acid sequence MSRFLAVGKTKGPGQSLCRNQTTIRPEQARKGTLIRNGVSSPRYRFYGQYVSTTRGHASSMTYRMHSTFRGSCLMTSPGTAVSHHAQIAWKRISRKSFYKGQTFIRLSRFAQALSLALSRSYVVLPGFLALTYGRNIALAQASPDFYRHAEDGHVLITSLLHSIFEGFILLLRAFYLGILFSPCIVMAPFVDSFGPSFRKMWLQVVRSTLERAGPAFIKWGQWAATRPDLFSRDLCTELSKLHTKAPEHSFAYTKKTIEKAFGRKLSEIFDEFEEKPLASGSIAQVHRASLLYRYRGRQIKPMVVAVKVRHPGVGESIRRDFEIINLVAKISKCIPKLKWLRLDESVQQFAVFMMSQVDLAREAAHLSRFTYNFRRWKDVSFPKPVYPLVHPAVLVETFEQGECVSYYVDELEGHERLKSALAHIGTHALLKMLLVDNFIHADMHPGNILVRVTQSKPSQKRIFKSKPHVVFLDVGMTAELSKNDRPILLEFFKAIARRDGQTVAECTLQLSKKQNCPNPEAFVKEVKESFDFWGTPEGDLIHPAECIEQLLEKVRHYRVNIDGNVCTVMVTTLVLEGWQRKLDPDYDVMHTLQTLLLKSDWAESLSYTIEGLMAP; translated from the exons ATGTCAAG ATTCTTGGCAGTTGGTAAAACTAAAGGACCTGGACAATCCTTATGCAGAAATCAGACCACTATCCGTCCAGAACAAGCGAGAAAAGGAACACTTATTAGGAATGGGGTAAGTTCTCCTAGATATAGATTTTACGGGCAATATGTGTCTACCACTAGGGGACATGCTTCATCCATGACATATAGAATGCATAGTACTTTTCGTGGGAGTTGTTTAATGACTTCGCCAGGAACAGCTGTAAGTCATCATGCACAAATCGCTTGGAAGAGGATATCACGTAAATCTTTCTACAAAGGACAAACTTTTATCCGCTTAAGTCGATTTGCACAAGCGCTTAGTTTGGCATTGAGCAGGTCTTATGTGGTTCTCCCTGGTTTTCTTGCCTTAACATATGGAAGAAATATAGCATTGGCACAAGCATCACCAGACTTCTACAGGCATGCTGAAGATGGACATGTTTTGATTACCTCATTATTGCATTCCATATTTGAAGGTTTTATTCTGCTGTTGAGAGCCTTTTATTTGGGAATACTCTTTTCTCCTTGCATTGTCATGGCCCCATTTGTAGATTCTTTTGGACCTTCTTTCAGGAAAATGTGGCTTCAGGTAGTTCGTAGCACACTCGAAAGAGCAGGTCCTGCATTTATCAAATGGGGCCAATGGGCAGCTACACGACCTGATCTTTTCTCTAGAGATTTGTGTACTGAGCTATCAAAGCTTCACACAAAAGCTCCTGAACATAGCTTTGCTTACACGAAAAAGACAATCGAAAAAGCATTTGGTCGAAAACTTTCTGAAATCTTCGATGAATTCGAGGAGAAACCTCTGGCATCTGGAAGTATTGCTCAAGTGCATAGAGCGTCCTTGTTGTATCGATACCGTGGTCGACAGATCAAGCCTATGGTGGTGGCAGTGAAAGTTAGGCATCCTGGAGTGGGTGAATCAATTAGACGAGATTTTGAGATTATTAATCTAGTTGCTAAGATATCGAAGTGCATTCCTAAACTGAAGTGGTTAAGATTGGATGAAAGCGTACAGCAATTTGCTGTTTTTATGATGTCTCAAGTAGATCTTGCTAGGGAAGCTGCACATTTAAGCCGCTTCACCTATAATTTTCGGAGATGGAAGGATGTCTCTTTCCCAAAGCCCGTCTATCCCCTAGTGCATCCTGCAGTATTGGTGGAGACTTTTGAACAAGGGGAATGTGTTTCATATTATGTTGATGAGCTTGAGGGCCATGAAAGACTTAAGAGCGCACTTGCTCATATTGGGACACATGCTCTTCTAAAGATGCTTTTG GTGGATAACTTTATTCATGCTGACATGCATCCTGGAAATATCCTTGTTCGGGTAACCCAAAGCAAGCCATCCCAGAAACGCATCTTCAAATCAAAGCCTCATGTTGTTTTCCTTGATGTAGGCATGACtgctgaactttctaagaatgaTCGACCAATATTATTGGAGTTCTTTAAGGCAATTGCTCGTCGAGATGGCCAGACTGTAGCAGAGTGCACTCTGCAGTTGTCAAAGAAACAGAATTGCCCTAATCCAGAAGCCTTCGTTAAG GAAGTGAAGGAGTCATTTGATTTTTGGGGGACTCCAGAAGGTGATTTGATCCACCCTGCTGAGTGCATTGAACAACTTCTTGAGAAAGTTAGGCATTACAGAGTAAACATAGATGGCAATGTTTGCACTGTCATGGTGACAACTTTGGTCCTAGAG GGCTGGCAAAGGAAGCTTGATCCTGATTATGATGTAATGCACACCCTGCAGACATTGCTGCTCAAATCTGATTGGGCAGAATCACTATCTTACACCATTGAAGGACTCATGGCCCCATGA
- the LOC104222749 gene encoding uncharacterized protein isoform X2, with protein MTYRMHSTFRGSCLMTSPGTAVSHHAQIAWKRISRKSFYKGQTFIRLSRFAQALSLALSRSYVVLPGFLALTYGRNIALAQASPDFYRHAEDGHVLITSLLHSIFEGFILLLRAFYLGILFSPCIVMAPFVDSFGPSFRKMWLQVVRSTLERAGPAFIKWGQWAATRPDLFSRDLCTELSKLHTKAPEHSFAYTKKTIEKAFGRKLSEIFDEFEEKPLASGSIAQVHRASLLYRYRGRQIKPMVVAVKVRHPGVGESIRRDFEIINLVAKISKCIPKLKWLRLDESVQQFAVFMMSQVDLAREAAHLSRFTYNFRRWKDVSFPKPVYPLVHPAVLVETFEQGECVSYYVDELEGHERLKSALAHIGTHALLKMLLVDNFIHADMHPGNILVRVTQSKPSQKRIFKSKPHVVFLDVGMTAELSKNDRPILLEFFKAIARRDGQTVAECTLQLSKKQNCPNPEAFVKEVKESFDFWGTPEGDLIHPAECIEQLLEKVRHYRVNIDGNVCTVMVTTLVLEGWQRKLDPDYDVMHTLQTLLLKSDWAESLSYTIEGLMAP; from the exons ATGACATATAGAATGCATAGTACTTTTCGTGGGAGTTGTTTAATGACTTCGCCAGGAACAGCTGTAAGTCATCATGCACAAATCGCTTGGAAGAGGATATCACGTAAATCTTTCTACAAAGGACAAACTTTTATCCGCTTAAGTCGATTTGCACAAGCGCTTAGTTTGGCATTGAGCAGGTCTTATGTGGTTCTCCCTGGTTTTCTTGCCTTAACATATGGAAGAAATATAGCATTGGCACAAGCATCACCAGACTTCTACAGGCATGCTGAAGATGGACATGTTTTGATTACCTCATTATTGCATTCCATATTTGAAGGTTTTATTCTGCTGTTGAGAGCCTTTTATTTGGGAATACTCTTTTCTCCTTGCATTGTCATGGCCCCATTTGTAGATTCTTTTGGACCTTCTTTCAGGAAAATGTGGCTTCAGGTAGTTCGTAGCACACTCGAAAGAGCAGGTCCTGCATTTATCAAATGGGGCCAATGGGCAGCTACACGACCTGATCTTTTCTCTAGAGATTTGTGTACTGAGCTATCAAAGCTTCACACAAAAGCTCCTGAACATAGCTTTGCTTACACGAAAAAGACAATCGAAAAAGCATTTGGTCGAAAACTTTCTGAAATCTTCGATGAATTCGAGGAGAAACCTCTGGCATCTGGAAGTATTGCTCAAGTGCATAGAGCGTCCTTGTTGTATCGATACCGTGGTCGACAGATCAAGCCTATGGTGGTGGCAGTGAAAGTTAGGCATCCTGGAGTGGGTGAATCAATTAGACGAGATTTTGAGATTATTAATCTAGTTGCTAAGATATCGAAGTGCATTCCTAAACTGAAGTGGTTAAGATTGGATGAAAGCGTACAGCAATTTGCTGTTTTTATGATGTCTCAAGTAGATCTTGCTAGGGAAGCTGCACATTTAAGCCGCTTCACCTATAATTTTCGGAGATGGAAGGATGTCTCTTTCCCAAAGCCCGTCTATCCCCTAGTGCATCCTGCAGTATTGGTGGAGACTTTTGAACAAGGGGAATGTGTTTCATATTATGTTGATGAGCTTGAGGGCCATGAAAGACTTAAGAGCGCACTTGCTCATATTGGGACACATGCTCTTCTAAAGATGCTTTTG GTGGATAACTTTATTCATGCTGACATGCATCCTGGAAATATCCTTGTTCGGGTAACCCAAAGCAAGCCATCCCAGAAACGCATCTTCAAATCAAAGCCTCATGTTGTTTTCCTTGATGTAGGCATGACtgctgaactttctaagaatgaTCGACCAATATTATTGGAGTTCTTTAAGGCAATTGCTCGTCGAGATGGCCAGACTGTAGCAGAGTGCACTCTGCAGTTGTCAAAGAAACAGAATTGCCCTAATCCAGAAGCCTTCGTTAAG GAAGTGAAGGAGTCATTTGATTTTTGGGGGACTCCAGAAGGTGATTTGATCCACCCTGCTGAGTGCATTGAACAACTTCTTGAGAAAGTTAGGCATTACAGAGTAAACATAGATGGCAATGTTTGCACTGTCATGGTGACAACTTTGGTCCTAGAG GGCTGGCAAAGGAAGCTTGATCCTGATTATGATGTAATGCACACCCTGCAGACATTGCTGCTCAAATCTGATTGGGCAGAATCACTATCTTACACCATTGAAGGACTCATGGCCCCATGA